The DNA region GCTCAGTCGGCTTGAACAGCGGCCCGCCAACATCTCGATCTCGCCGGGTTACATCACGCTGCTCGATTTCCCGGCTGATGTCACCAAGGTCGTGAGCGGCAACGGCCTGCTGTTGAGGAACGAGGTCATCGGCAACCGGGTGGTCCTCTCGGCGGCCAAGACGGCGGGGCAGACCGACCTGCTGGTCACCACCGGCGGACGCGTCGCCATGTTCGTCGTGCAGATCGACGGGCAGGGGCAGGCGCCCCGGCGCTACGCCGTCGTTCAGGACGTCCCCGCTGCTCAGACCCCCGCCCCCCCGTCCCGCCCCGTCGCCGCCCGGGTGCCTGTTCGCCCGACGATGGTACCGGCTCAACCTGTTCGTCCGGCGGCGGTGGTGTCAGCCCAACCTGCTCGTCCGGCGGCGGTAGTGCCGGCCCAGCCTGTTCGCCCAGTGGCGGTGGCGCCGGTCACGGGTCCCGCCGAAGTCGCCAGCCTGCTCGGGCGCTATGAGGCGGAACGGGCCGTGTTGTACCGGGCGCGGGTCGTTCCCTCGAGTACGGCGGAGGGCGGACAGCATGTGGGGTACATCAACTCCGTCGACAGTCGGGTGACGTTCCCCTCCGTACGTGCGCCCAGCAACGGCACCTATACCCTCCGGATCAGGTATGCCAACGGCAGCCCGGAAACAGCGATTCAACCCCTCTGGGTCAATGAGGTCAGCACGTCGTCGGTTCGGTATCCGGTCACGGGCGGCTGGGAAAGGTACGCCAACGTCGACGTGCAGGTCGTGCTGCGCGCCGGCGTGAATACGCTGCGCTTCGGCAAAGAACGCAGGGGAGTGAATCTGGACGTCCTCGAACTCTGGGGTCTGGCGACCGGTGTCGCCGTGAGTCCGCCCGCACCGGTCCCCCCGGCGAGACTCCCCTAAGGACGTGGCCGGCTTCCCCGGGCAGGAACAACTGCCCCCGCGCGTCACCCGGCTCAGGGGACGGACGAG from Deinococcus planocerae includes:
- a CDS encoding carbohydrate-binding protein — encoded protein: MLWCLALSPGLAAVPSPAPFQLSRLEQRPANISISPGYITLLDFPADVTKVVSGNGLLLRNEVIGNRVVLSAAKTAGQTDLLVTTGGRVAMFVVQIDGQGQAPRRYAVVQDVPAAQTPAPPSRPVAARVPVRPTMVPAQPVRPAAVVSAQPARPAAVVPAQPVRPVAVAPVTGPAEVASLLGRYEAERAVLYRARVVPSSTAEGGQHVGYINSVDSRVTFPSVRAPSNGTYTLRIRYANGSPETAIQPLWVNEVSTSSVRYPVTGGWERYANVDVQVVLRAGVNTLRFGKERRGVNLDVLELWGLATGVAVSPPAPVPPARLP